One genomic window of Aptenodytes patagonicus chromosome 3, bAptPat1.pri.cur, whole genome shotgun sequence includes the following:
- the SLC17A5 gene encoding sialin, giving the protein METEEGEDRTPLLKESQPGTVPACCSARYNLALLAFFGFFLLYALRVNLSVALVDMVEPNTSLTKNTTSNVCPEHSSTINVPRNTTGEKYSWDADTQGWILGSFFYGYIITQIPGGYLASKIGGKLLLGFGVFGTSVFTLLTPLAANLGVGYLIAVRALEGLGEGVTFPAMHSMWSSWAPPLERSKLLSISYAGAQLGTVVSLPLSGLICYYMNWVYVFYIFGTLGVLWFFFWMWLVSDTPETHRSISHAEREYILSSLKDQLSTQKSVPWRPILESLPLWAIVVAHFSYNWTFYTLLTLLPTYMKEILRFDAQENGFLSALPYFGCWLCIILSGQIADYLREKQNLSTVCVRKSFTLIGMIGPAVFLVAAGFIGCNYALAVAFVTISTTLGGFCTSGYSINHLDIAPSYAGILLGITNSFATIPGMVGPVIAKNLTHNNTVGEWQTVFYIAASINLFGAIFFALFASGEVQDWAVSGYHLHRN; this is encoded by the exons ATGGAGACCGAGGAGGGAGAGGACCGCACCCCGCTGCTGAAGGAGTCCCAGCCCGGCACGG TCCCTGCATGCTGCTCAGCTCGCTACAATCTAGCACTACTGGCCTTTTTTGGGTTCTTCCTCCTGTACGCATTACGTGTGAACCTAAGTGTTGCTCTGGTGGATATGGTAGAACCTAACACAAGCTTAACAAAGAATACAACTTCCAACGTGTGTCCAGAGCATTCCTCCACCATAAATGTTCCTCGCAACACAACG ggGGAAAAGTATTCTTGGGATGCTGATACTCAGGGATGGATCCTTGGTTCTTTTTTCTATGGCTATATCATTACTCAGATTCCAGGAGGATATCTTGCAAGCAAAATTGGAGGGAAGCTGTTACTGGGGTTTGGCGTCTTTGGTACCTCTGTATTCACCTTGCTTACTCCCTTAGCTGCAAATTTGGGGGTTGGCTACCTCATAGCTGTCAGAGCCTTGGAAGGACTGGGAGAG GGTGTTACCTTCCCAGCTATGCATTCAATGTGGTCTTCTTGGGCTCCTCCACTGGAACGCAGCAAGCTCCTTAGTATTTCATATGCAG GTGCACAGCTGGGAACTGTTGTCTCTCTGCCACTCTCTGGTTTAATTTGCTACTATATGAACTGGGTTTATGTGTTTTACATATTTG GTACACTTGGCGTGTTATGGTTCTTCTTCTGGATGTGGTTGGTTAGTGATACACCAGAAACTCACAGGAGCATTTCACATGCTGAAAGAGAATATATACTCTCTTCTCTAAAAGATCAG CTTTCTACACAGAAATCTGTTCCTTGGAGACCTATACTGGAGTCCCTTCCGCTCTGGGCTATTGTTGTGGCACACTTCTCTTATAATTGGACTTTCTATACACTTCTTACGCTCTTGCCCACATACATGAAGGAGATCCTGCGGTTTGATGCACAGGAG AATGGTTTTTTATCTGCCCTACCTTATTTTGGCTGCTGGTTATGTATAATTCTGTCTGGGCAAATTGCTGATTATTTACGGGAAAAACAGAACTTGTCCACTGTTTGTGTTCGCAAATCTTTTACCCTAATAG GAATGATTGGACCTGCGGTGTTCTTAGTAGCAGCTGGTTTCATAGGCTGCAACTATGCACTGGCTGTTGCATTTGTGACCATATCAACAACACTAGGAGGATTTTGCACATCTGGCTACAGCATCAACCATCTGGACATAGCACCTTC GTATGCGGGAATTCTCCTTGGGATCACAAATTCTTTTGCTACTATCCCAGGAATGGTGGGGCCAGTTATTGCCAAGAACCTCACTCATAAT AATACTGTGGGAGAATGGCAGACTGTTTTCTATATTGCTGCTTCTATTAATCTATTTGGAGCgattttctttgcattatttgCAAGTGGAGAAGTTCAGGACTGGGCAGTCAGTGGATATCACTTGCATAGAAACTGA